A stretch of Leptospira terpstrae serovar Hualin str. LT 11-33 = ATCC 700639 DNA encodes these proteins:
- a CDS encoding DUF1415 domain-containing protein, with amino-acid sequence MNTLPDSSELRDEIISKTKEWIRKSVIGLNLCPFAKPTFQSNTIRYVISSAKNKKSLLSELETELKQLVSTDPLTTETTLLIHPFVLTDFLDQNDFLDDTDVLLDRLDLEGTIQIANFHPQFQFADKSINDITNFVGRSPYPILHLLREDSISRIVDSHPNIDSIYENNRKTLQKLGHEGWQKLGLKFSERN; translated from the coding sequence TTGAATACCTTACCTGACTCTTCAGAACTTAGAGATGAAATTATATCCAAAACAAAAGAATGGATTCGTAAATCTGTGATTGGACTCAATCTCTGTCCTTTTGCAAAACCTACTTTCCAATCCAATACAATTCGTTATGTGATCAGTTCGGCAAAAAACAAAAAAAGTCTGTTATCAGAACTAGAAACTGAATTAAAACAATTAGTCTCAACAGATCCACTAACTACCGAAACCACCCTTCTCATTCATCCATTTGTTTTGACCGATTTTCTGGATCAAAATGATTTTTTAGATGATACAGATGTTTTACTTGATCGCCTAGATTTGGAAGGAACAATCCAAATTGCAAATTTTCATCCCCAATTTCAATTTGCCGACAAAAGTATAAACGACATAACCAATTTTGTAGGCCGATCTCCCTATCCAATATTACATCTGTTACGTGAAGATAGTATTAGCCGAATTGTTGACTCTCATCCAAATATTGACAGCATTTACGAAAACAATCGGAAAACATTACAAAAATTGGGGCACGAAGGATGGCAAAAATTAGGCCTCAAATTTTCAGAAAGAAATTGA
- the mgtA gene encoding magnesium-translocating P-type ATPase, which translates to MQTILNQSAWWLKSLKETLESLDVKTSGLDSEEVEKRRKQFGANQFVDHKEKPIWKQLLVRFRNPLILLLLFASVISAFMGEISNFIIISILVLFSVLLDFIQEHKAGKAADSLRHSVSVQATVVRDGNIINIPVSQVVPGDLVLLSAGDLVPADGRVLETNDFFVKQSLLTGETYPVEKHPGELKELSNDITDASNAVFMGTTVISGSAKVLIVNTGANTAMGAISDSLAIKPPQNSFELGTQKFGILILRMTVLLVLFVLLVNAILHKPWLDSFLFAVALAVGLTPELLPMVISVTLSRGALMMAKKRVIVKQLSSIQNLGSMDTLCTDKTGTLTEAKIKLERHIDLTGEPSDRVLELAYLNSFFETGLKSPLDEAILEHEEIDVSLWNKIDEVPFDFERRRVSVLLDHSEKKKRILVVKGAPEEIIKLCTHFETEKGTIQLIDLEAKEKIHSVYTSLEKQGFRVLGIAWREETKELTHAVKGDESELILSGFAAFLDPPKESARLALSSLNEIGITVKIITGDSELVTQHVCSELKMPVLGVLTGKEIDSIDDSALSFKVESTNLFCRMNPSQKNRIILALKHRGHVVGYLGDGVNDAPSLHSADVGLSVDSGVDVAKEAAGMILLDHDLSVLYEGVMEGRRTFGNIMKYIMMGTSSNFGNMFSMAGAALFLPFLPMLPTQILLNNFLYDISEIPIPLDEVDKEELKIPRVMDITFIRNFMLTIGPISSVFDFLTFYVMLVVLKTNETLFQTGWFVESLCTQVLVIFIIRTRGNPIKSRPHRLLAIVSISIAAIGAILPFTQLGTYFGLVPPPMEFYAILASMVVIYLFVVETAKRIFYRFHSRK; encoded by the coding sequence ATGCAAACCATTCTCAACCAGTCCGCTTGGTGGCTAAAATCTTTGAAGGAAACTTTAGAATCCTTAGATGTAAAAACTTCAGGACTAGATTCAGAAGAAGTGGAAAAACGCCGCAAACAATTCGGCGCCAATCAATTTGTAGATCACAAAGAGAAACCAATATGGAAACAACTCTTAGTAAGATTTAGAAATCCTCTAATTCTACTCCTACTGTTTGCGAGTGTTATCTCTGCCTTTATGGGAGAAATATCAAATTTCATCATCATTTCCATTTTAGTTTTATTTAGTGTTCTTTTGGACTTTATCCAAGAACACAAAGCGGGAAAAGCAGCAGACAGTTTGCGACATTCTGTTTCTGTGCAGGCAACCGTTGTTCGAGATGGAAACATAATCAACATTCCTGTTTCGCAAGTTGTTCCGGGTGATCTCGTTTTACTTTCTGCAGGAGATTTGGTTCCTGCAGATGGCAGAGTATTAGAAACAAATGATTTTTTTGTCAAACAATCTCTGCTCACAGGAGAGACCTATCCTGTCGAAAAACATCCAGGAGAACTCAAAGAACTTTCTAACGATATTACAGATGCATCCAATGCAGTTTTTATGGGAACCACAGTCATCAGTGGTAGTGCGAAAGTTCTCATTGTAAATACTGGTGCCAATACAGCAATGGGGGCTATTTCAGACAGTCTAGCCATAAAACCACCGCAGAATTCTTTCGAATTGGGAACTCAAAAGTTCGGTATTCTTATTTTGCGTATGACCGTTTTACTTGTATTGTTTGTTCTTTTGGTCAATGCGATTTTACATAAACCATGGCTTGATTCATTTTTATTTGCAGTTGCATTAGCGGTGGGATTAACTCCAGAACTTTTACCGATGGTGATTTCTGTAACATTGTCTCGCGGCGCACTCATGATGGCAAAAAAAAGAGTGATTGTAAAACAACTATCTTCAATCCAAAACCTTGGCTCCATGGATACACTCTGCACGGATAAAACAGGGACTCTTACAGAAGCAAAAATCAAATTAGAAAGACATATCGATCTTACTGGTGAGCCAAGTGATCGGGTATTAGAATTAGCATACTTAAATAGTTTTTTTGAAACAGGATTAAAAAGTCCTTTAGATGAAGCTATTTTGGAACACGAAGAGATTGATGTAAGCCTTTGGAATAAGATAGATGAAGTGCCCTTTGACTTTGAACGAAGGAGAGTATCAGTTTTATTAGACCATTCAGAAAAGAAAAAACGAATCCTAGTGGTAAAAGGTGCACCAGAAGAAATTATAAAGCTCTGCACACATTTCGAAACTGAAAAAGGAACCATTCAACTCATAGACTTAGAAGCTAAGGAAAAAATCCATTCAGTTTATACTTCCTTAGAAAAGCAGGGTTTCCGCGTACTTGGAATTGCATGGCGAGAAGAAACAAAGGAACTTACACATGCTGTCAAAGGTGATGAATCAGAATTAATTCTATCTGGTTTCGCAGCATTTTTGGATCCTCCCAAAGAAAGTGCAAGGCTGGCCTTATCTTCACTGAATGAAATTGGTATTACCGTAAAAATTATTACCGGTGATAGTGAACTTGTTACACAACATGTTTGTTCTGAATTAAAAATGCCAGTCCTTGGAGTCCTTACAGGTAAGGAGATCGACAGTATAGACGACTCGGCACTCAGTTTTAAAGTGGAATCTACAAATCTTTTTTGTCGAATGAATCCTTCCCAAAAAAACAGAATTATATTGGCTCTCAAACATAGAGGTCATGTGGTCGGGTATTTAGGAGATGGAGTCAACGATGCTCCTTCATTGCATTCAGCTGATGTTGGACTCTCAGTGGACTCAGGTGTGGACGTAGCCAAAGAAGCAGCAGGCATGATATTATTAGATCATGATTTGTCTGTATTGTATGAAGGGGTTATGGAAGGCAGAAGGACTTTTGGTAATATAATGAAATATATTATGATGGGAACTAGTTCGAATTTTGGGAATATGTTTAGTATGGCTGGAGCAGCTTTGTTTTTACCATTCCTTCCAATGTTACCCACACAAATACTTCTTAATAACTTCTTATATGATATCTCAGAAATTCCAATTCCTCTTGATGAAGTAGACAAAGAAGAACTAAAAATTCCACGAGTTATGGATATCACTTTTATCAGAAACTTTATGTTAACGATAGGACCAATAAGTTCTGTATTTGATTTTTTAACCTTTTATGTGATGTTAGTTGTATTAAAGACAAACGAAACCTTATTCCAAACTGGTTGGTTTGTAGAATCCCTTTGCACACAAGTATTAGTCATCTTCATCATTAGAACCCGTGGAAATCCAATCAAAAGTAGGCCACACCGATTGCTCGCCATTGTTTCTATAAGCATTGCAGCGATTGGTGCTATTTTACCATTCACACAATTAGGAACTTACTTTGGACTCGTTCCTCCACCGATGGAGTTTTATGCGATTTTAGCGTCTATGGTTGTCATTTATCTTTTCGTTGTGGAAACAGCAAAAAGGATTTTTTACCGTTTTCATAGTAGGAAGTAA
- a CDS encoding acyl-CoA dehydrogenase family protein: MIANNYFSEDADLQVIFNQLLDWDSIIRETEGEGFFDHQTFVKTKNQRFEMAPSTKEEALELYTSSLDAMGDFFGKEVSQKSQTMDRNELKYSNGKVIFPKETIEIYEKFRNTGLMPYSISREAGGLAFPATVGALYAMLMARADVAFCMTTTLLNLAQIVARFGTPEQIETYATKAATGECLFAMSLTEPDYGSDLNNVRTVAVKQEDGSYRLTGTKRFISQGCGLGENPALLLTLARTGKSEGGARGLSVFIVKSQDVFVAGIEKKMGIHASPTCEIVYENTYGEILGEEGLGLTRYTAGMTNFMRLVSASGGCGGGAAAYYECVKYGNERKQFGKPIGEIPAVAEMIHKIKRETNAMRLLTLETARVIDMYQHHQIRMEKANLEDREIRKDEKVKYWSTLASTLTPMAKYYSSEEGHKCTNLAVQVFGGAGYTEDYDISRMFRDSRINTIYEGTSQIHVRIATGAILAGMAGDGNFRKYLNSLKAEIPTPSTFLLEQERVLEESIREMRGIQEDTRKETVAENLMIQMCRYISSLLYEKSIPKITDLNTKEVWLKDCRAYVIDSTAIAQSCLYRIQNFG; encoded by the coding sequence ATGATCGCAAATAATTATTTTTCAGAGGATGCCGATTTACAGGTAATCTTTAACCAACTTCTGGATTGGGACTCTATCATTCGCGAAACCGAAGGGGAAGGTTTTTTTGACCACCAAACGTTCGTTAAAACAAAAAACCAAAGGTTTGAAATGGCACCTTCCACAAAAGAAGAAGCTTTGGAGTTATACACTTCGAGTTTGGATGCAATGGGAGATTTTTTTGGAAAAGAAGTTTCTCAAAAATCCCAAACCATGGACCGCAATGAACTAAAGTATTCTAATGGGAAGGTGATTTTTCCCAAAGAAACAATCGAGATTTATGAAAAATTCAGAAACACCGGGCTTATGCCTTATTCCATTTCGAGAGAAGCTGGCGGCCTTGCATTTCCTGCAACTGTAGGTGCCTTGTATGCAATGCTAATGGCAAGAGCCGATGTTGCTTTTTGTATGACAACTACCTTACTCAACTTAGCGCAAATTGTCGCAAGGTTTGGAACACCGGAACAAATAGAAACCTACGCAACGAAAGCGGCCACGGGTGAGTGTTTGTTTGCCATGTCTCTGACAGAACCCGATTACGGATCCGACTTAAACAATGTAAGGACAGTTGCTGTAAAACAGGAAGACGGAAGCTACCGACTAACAGGAACAAAACGATTTATATCTCAAGGATGTGGCTTGGGAGAAAATCCTGCACTCCTTCTCACCTTAGCACGCACAGGAAAGTCTGAGGGTGGTGCCAGAGGATTGTCCGTATTCATTGTAAAGAGCCAAGACGTATTTGTAGCAGGTATCGAAAAGAAGATGGGGATTCACGCCTCACCTACTTGCGAAATTGTCTATGAAAACACTTATGGAGAAATTCTAGGTGAGGAAGGACTTGGACTCACTCGTTATACAGCGGGGATGACAAACTTTATGCGTCTTGTGAGTGCTTCCGGAGGTTGTGGTGGGGGAGCTGCCGCCTATTATGAATGTGTGAAGTATGGAAATGAAAGAAAACAATTCGGAAAACCCATAGGTGAAATTCCTGCAGTTGCAGAAATGATTCATAAAATCAAACGAGAAACAAATGCAATGCGACTTTTGACTCTCGAAACTGCTCGTGTCATTGATATGTACCAACACCATCAAATCCGAATGGAAAAAGCAAATTTAGAGGATAGAGAAATTAGAAAAGATGAAAAAGTAAAATACTGGTCTACTTTGGCTTCCACTCTCACTCCTATGGCAAAATACTATAGTTCGGAAGAAGGTCATAAATGTACAAATCTCGCTGTGCAAGTGTTTGGTGGCGCAGGATACACTGAAGATTATGATATCTCTCGTATGTTCAGAGATTCACGGATCAATACCATTTACGAAGGTACAAGCCAAATCCATGTGCGCATTGCTACGGGAGCTATTCTTGCAGGTATGGCGGGAGACGGAAATTTCAGAAAGTATTTAAACTCGCTAAAAGCGGAGATTCCCACTCCATCAACTTTTTTGTTAGAACAAGAAAGGGTTTTAGAAGAATCCATTCGTGAGATGCGAGGAATCCAAGAGGATACAAGAAAGGAAACCGTTGCCGAAAATTTAATGATCCAAATGTGTCGGTATATCAGCAGTTTATTATACGAAAAATCGATTCCGAAAATTACCGATTTGAATACAAAGGAAGTTTGGCTAAAGGATTGTCGTGCCTATGTTATAGATAGTACTGCTATTGCTCAGTCTTGTTTGTATCGAATTCAGAATTTTGGTTAG
- a CDS encoding EF-hand domain-containing protein, with protein MKKILTIFTSVAFLLSASVFAHDHDGHGKNAMAGDHFKKMDTNSDNKVSKEEWQKFHEGFFTELDKDADGSVTLEEMKAARMEKREEKKEAMKEKVKEAKQKKDEKKKKTSE; from the coding sequence ATGAAAAAAATTCTAACTATCTTTACAAGTGTTGCCTTCCTTCTTTCGGCATCCGTTTTTGCTCATGACCATGATGGTCATGGAAAGAATGCGATGGCAGGGGACCATTTCAAAAAAATGGATACTAACAGCGATAATAAGGTCTCAAAGGAAGAATGGCAAAAATTCCATGAAGGTTTTTTTACCGAACTTGACAAAGATGCCGATGGATCGGTGACATTGGAAGAGATGAAAGCCGCTCGTATGGAAAAACGAGAAGAGAAAAAAGAAGCGATGAAAGAGAAGGTCAAAGAGGCCAAACAGAAAAAAGACGAAAAGAAGAAAAAAACTTCCGAATAA
- a CDS encoding TetR/AcrR family transcriptional regulator translates to MEKKKSTKTNKNHKKTNDKKRKTLSKELVLKVAIQLADNSGLEELSMRNLALHLGVEAMSLYNHVKNKDELLDEMVDSVVSKVTLPKIGGDWKKEMKKRARSARQILIQHPWVTMLVVSRMNVGQSMLTYFDATLGCLHSAGFSLQAADHIINAIDSHIYGFILQELNFPIQPKEYAETAESFLPNLKSSPYIYLTKLTEEVISGKYNGLHQFEFGLDLILDGLEIPRHHSK, encoded by the coding sequence ATGGAAAAAAAGAAGAGCACCAAAACAAACAAAAATCATAAAAAAACAAATGATAAGAAAAGAAAAACTCTCTCGAAAGAACTTGTTTTGAAAGTAGCGATCCAACTTGCCGACAACTCTGGGTTAGAAGAGTTGTCTATGAGAAATTTAGCCTTACATTTGGGTGTAGAAGCCATGTCTTTGTACAACCATGTAAAAAACAAAGACGAACTTTTAGATGAAATGGTAGATTCTGTGGTTTCAAAGGTCACCTTGCCAAAGATAGGTGGTGATTGGAAAAAAGAAATGAAAAAAAGGGCAAGATCTGCCAGGCAAATATTGATTCAGCACCCTTGGGTGACTATGTTGGTAGTATCGCGAATGAATGTGGGGCAATCCATGTTAACTTATTTTGATGCTACACTCGGATGTCTCCATTCGGCAGGTTTTTCCTTACAAGCGGCTGATCATATCATCAATGCAATTGATAGTCATATCTATGGTTTTATTTTACAGGAATTAAATTTTCCAATCCAACCAAAAGAATATGCAGAAACAGCCGAAAGTTTTTTACCCAATCTAAAATCGAGCCCTTATATTTATTTAACCAAATTAACCGAAGAAGTGATTTCTGGAAAATACAATGGGCTTCATCAGTTCGAGTTTGGTTTGGATTTGATTTTAGATGGACTTGAGATTCCTCGTCATCATTCCAAGTGA
- the trhA gene encoding PAQR family membrane homeostasis protein TrhA yields MKAKKSKAKPAKKSIRTIKPSNKQKTKSEPKKLIKQNPSDSNFSSLLEPNHTVTELIDTIHEYSIGHEIANAVTHGIGGGLSIAGLSLLLTMAVLYGNIWHIVSSAIYGATLILLYLASTLYHGIYHTATKRIFKVIDHASIYLLIAGTYTPFTLVSLREHSEWGWTLFLVVWILAFAGVLLLLLFPGKYSGARVVVYILMGWLAIFVVKDIRTAIGVGGISWLVAGGLSYTVGVIFYLWDRLPFNHAIWHLFVLSGSLCHFFAILFYVLPPIPK; encoded by the coding sequence ATGAAAGCGAAAAAGTCAAAAGCCAAACCCGCAAAGAAGTCCATCCGCACTATAAAACCGTCGAACAAACAAAAGACAAAATCCGAACCAAAAAAGTTAATCAAACAAAATCCTTCTGATTCAAACTTTTCTTCACTTCTGGAACCTAACCATACAGTTACCGAACTGATTGATACCATTCATGAATATTCTATCGGTCATGAAATTGCCAATGCGGTTACACACGGGATTGGTGGGGGTTTGAGCATTGCAGGACTTTCTCTTTTATTAACCATGGCTGTTTTATATGGTAATATTTGGCATATTGTCAGTTCTGCTATTTACGGAGCCACTCTCATTCTTTTGTATCTTGCCTCCACTCTTTATCATGGAATTTACCATACTGCTACAAAACGAATCTTTAAAGTGATAGACCATGCATCAATTTATCTTTTGATCGCGGGGACATACACTCCTTTTACGCTCGTTAGTTTAAGGGAACATTCCGAGTGGGGATGGACTTTGTTTCTCGTTGTTTGGATCCTTGCATTTGCGGGAGTTCTTTTGTTATTATTATTTCCCGGGAAATATAGTGGAGCTCGTGTTGTAGTTTATATCCTTATGGGTTGGCTCGCCATTTTTGTTGTGAAAGACATTCGAACCGCTATTGGTGTGGGAGGAATTTCTTGGTTGGTGGCGGGTGGACTGAGTTATACAGTGGGCGTCATTTTTTATCTATGGGACCGGCTACCATTCAATCATGCCATTTGGCATTTATTTGTTCTTTCTGGAAGTCTTTGTCATTTTTTTGCGATTCTATTTTATGTATTACCTCCAATTCCGAAGTAA
- a CDS encoding NAD(P)-dependent alcohol dehydrogenase produces the protein MKVITARKYGPPEVLQLEEWETPSPKKNEIRVKIYNTSVNSADWRIRKPDPNLARLFFGITKLKQPILGGSISGVIDSVGENITKFKIGDKIFGSTGLGMGAYAESICLPESAVITILPKEISFPEGAALPFGSLTALDFIQRCKIQKNQTMVIYGASSSVGTAAIQLAKHFGAKITAVCSKGNFELVKSIGADLVMDYEEFHSDSHNKTYDVVFECVGKSSIPSNLKHLTKGGNLVLVAAPFKDMFKAAWISFTRKINIKFGPIAETIDNLKFLAELTKKGNFKVIIDRSYPLEKMVEAHRYVEAGHKKGNVVIHCAT, from the coding sequence TTGAAAGTAATTACTGCAAGAAAGTATGGTCCCCCCGAAGTACTCCAATTGGAAGAATGGGAAACACCCTCTCCCAAAAAAAATGAAATCAGAGTAAAAATTTATAATACCTCAGTAAATTCTGCTGATTGGCGCATTCGCAAACCAGACCCGAATCTAGCTAGATTATTTTTTGGAATCACAAAACTAAAACAACCCATTTTGGGAGGATCCATCTCCGGTGTGATTGATTCTGTAGGAGAAAACATAACCAAGTTTAAGATAGGTGACAAAATTTTTGGATCAACGGGACTAGGGATGGGTGCATATGCCGAATCCATTTGTTTACCTGAATCAGCAGTAATCACAATCCTTCCCAAAGAAATTTCCTTTCCAGAAGGTGCTGCCTTACCCTTTGGAAGTTTAACTGCTCTCGACTTTATCCAAAGATGTAAAATACAAAAGAACCAAACCATGGTCATTTACGGGGCTTCCAGTTCAGTAGGTACTGCCGCCATCCAACTAGCAAAACACTTTGGAGCAAAAATCACCGCAGTTTGTAGTAAAGGAAATTTTGAATTGGTAAAATCAATTGGTGCGGATTTGGTTATGGATTACGAAGAGTTCCATTCAGATTCACATAACAAAACTTATGATGTTGTATTTGAATGTGTAGGTAAATCTTCCATTCCTTCCAACCTCAAACATCTTACTAAAGGTGGCAATTTAGTTTTAGTGGCAGCCCCTTTCAAAGATATGTTTAAAGCAGCATGGATATCTTTCACTCGAAAAATCAATATCAAATTTGGACCCATTGCTGAGACAATAGATAATTTGAAATTCCTGGCAGAGTTAACCAAAAAGGGGAACTTTAAAGTCATCATTGATAGGTCTTATCCTTTAGAAAAAATGGTGGAAGCTCATCGTTACGTGGAAGCGGGACACAAAAAAGGAAATGTAGTGATTCATTGCGCGACCTAA
- a CDS encoding alginate export family protein — protein MYVCNHRIIIGLVSLGIFLSPLAAPLDAQFIVPAKKEVPPPETTVTPPPPPPPQVQDVPPPEEPKEYLSPLKGNLSGEYLKNLQVTTKQRKALQENTNLWFADRFRVGFGIRPKADSLYNTDFDRSTPDNRNTVSNQTQFYLIGDISPNIAFKLSFQDVRLWGGEIVNGSSDQKLGVIPNSGNLIDTTKQREVPLNNYTGFREAFLDLKTTNQMFRVRTGRQILDYGDGRILGSRNDSLNGNSFDAIRTTITIQKQSLDFFGAIIGSENNSNSMISNNSTRLGGTGNASYYGAHYGFKPWEWLGIEIYNFTLYKQKLKATNTTANYGSDIYYRGPDQLNTSGFRLTNRTKNNMITSETGIDWMVEAAWQTGFNGERVSPDWLNQTGTYTTDKKTGEAPPLSSPVRYKANIVAVQLGYCPVKEFRIGVQYVQASGDPNRNDGSVATYNPLFATRRMAGGGMPFSGNGNSGMVFWQNIKDYSVHIKYESSKWGTFILNPHWYYKVKLQDGYYDNNNYVAGSKATGETASTEDFYNTEAYNPNRPKLGRHVATEINFIYIVTPFDNVSFWFGASSLYAGEAIRNQKNNPYETDPFHRYDFKPNSSYFTIQSVFAI, from the coding sequence ATGTACGTATGCAATCATCGAATCATCATAGGGCTTGTTTCGCTAGGGATTTTCCTATCACCATTGGCAGCTCCGTTGGATGCACAGTTTATTGTTCCTGCGAAAAAAGAAGTTCCTCCTCCTGAAACTACGGTCACTCCTCCCCCACCGCCGCCTCCACAAGTACAAGATGTTCCCCCTCCAGAAGAACCAAAAGAGTATTTAAGTCCGCTAAAGGGCAATTTATCTGGCGAGTATTTAAAAAACCTTCAGGTCACCACCAAACAAAGAAAGGCGCTACAAGAAAATACAAACCTTTGGTTTGCAGATAGGTTTCGCGTAGGTTTTGGTATTCGACCCAAGGCAGATTCACTTTATAACACTGACTTTGATAGGTCCACACCTGATAATCGAAATACAGTAAGCAACCAGACTCAGTTTTACCTCATCGGGGATATATCTCCTAACATTGCTTTCAAACTTTCTTTTCAAGATGTAAGGTTATGGGGTGGGGAAATAGTAAATGGTTCCTCTGACCAAAAATTAGGTGTGATTCCAAACTCGGGAAATTTAATAGATACCACCAAACAGAGAGAAGTTCCTTTAAATAATTATACTGGATTTCGAGAAGCTTTTTTGGATTTAAAAACCACAAACCAAATGTTTCGAGTTCGAACAGGACGACAAATTTTGGATTATGGAGATGGAAGAATTTTAGGTTCTAGAAATGATAGTTTGAATGGTAACTCTTTTGATGCAATTCGAACTACTATCACCATACAAAAACAAAGTTTAGATTTTTTTGGAGCCATTATTGGATCGGAAAACAATTCTAACAGCATGATTTCGAATAATTCGACAAGGCTTGGGGGAACTGGAAATGCTTCTTATTATGGTGCCCATTATGGATTCAAACCTTGGGAATGGTTGGGAATAGAAATCTACAACTTCACTCTTTATAAACAAAAATTAAAGGCAACCAATACAACTGCAAATTACGGATCCGACATCTACTATAGAGGACCAGACCAACTCAATACCTCTGGATTTCGCCTAACAAACCGGACAAAAAACAATATGATCACAAGTGAGACCGGGATTGACTGGATGGTGGAAGCTGCTTGGCAAACAGGTTTTAACGGGGAAAGAGTTTCTCCCGATTGGCTGAATCAAACAGGAACGTATACAACAGATAAAAAAACAGGCGAAGCTCCTCCTCTTTCTTCACCTGTACGTTATAAGGCAAATATAGTAGCAGTCCAGTTGGGTTACTGCCCAGTCAAAGAATTTCGTATTGGTGTTCAATATGTCCAAGCTTCAGGAGATCCTAACCGAAATGACGGAAGTGTTGCCACTTACAATCCGCTTTTTGCAACGAGAAGGATGGCTGGTGGCGGAATGCCTTTCTCTGGAAATGGTAACTCCGGAATGGTATTCTGGCAAAATATAAAGGACTATTCCGTTCATATCAAATATGAATCTTCTAAATGGGGCACATTCATTTTAAACCCTCATTGGTATTACAAAGTAAAACTTCAAGATGGATATTATGATAACAACAATTATGTGGCAGGAAGTAAAGCTACAGGAGAAACTGCTTCGACCGAAGATTTTTATAATACAGAAGCTTATAATCCTAACCGGCCTAAATTAGGAAGACATGTTGCTACAGAAATTAACTTTATATATATAGTCACTCCTTTTGATAATGTTTCGTTCTGGTTTGGAGCAAGTTCTCTTTATGCAGGGGAAGCAATTCGAAACCAAAAAAACAATCCTTATGAAACGGATCCATTCCACAGATATGATTTCAAACCTAACTCTAGTTACTTTACTATTCAAAGTGTGTTTGCCATTTAA
- a CDS encoding serine hydrolase domain-containing protein yields MRQTKTLTNGIVFFFFWIFSNLEANPPSAEICHIPIASRDWQVSEPTDSEFDQSKFCNLIKEVGSQESEFHSLLIERHGKLIAEVYNTRKDKPFNKRYGLRLPFDGETQFDLNTLHDVRSVSKSVTSLLFGIAIDKKILEGVDYSVLSYYPELSFPKDDPRQEITWRHLLTMSSGLNWEEWRYGFLFSDETRLLWKKDFPSFVLDRDLITKPGTKFKYNGGGTSLLSDILIKKTEKPLTVLAKEWLFDPLEIQNFEWVEDKNGRALAHAGLRLKPRDMLKIGRLVLNKGVWKGKQIVSKRWLDESFTKQIDSEVSIFRKDQKSFGYGYQWWLGETSIGERKIPWSLALGNGGQLIFVIPTLDMTIVTTAGGYGDPTTIQKMIDTVETILTTVK; encoded by the coding sequence ATGAGACAAACAAAAACTTTGACCAATGGTATTGTATTTTTTTTCTTTTGGATCTTCTCGAATTTAGAAGCAAATCCGCCTAGTGCAGAAATTTGTCACATACCCATTGCAAGTAGAGATTGGCAAGTTAGCGAACCTACCGATTCTGAATTTGATCAAAGTAAATTTTGTAACCTAATCAAAGAAGTGGGTTCACAGGAAAGTGAATTTCACTCTCTTCTTATCGAACGCCATGGAAAACTAATCGCTGAAGTTTATAATACAAGAAAAGACAAACCATTTAACAAACGCTATGGACTAAGGCTTCCTTTCGATGGAGAAACTCAATTTGACTTAAATACTTTACATGATGTTCGTTCTGTCAGTAAATCGGTAACATCTTTACTTTTTGGAATTGCTATTGATAAAAAAATATTAGAAGGTGTGGATTATTCTGTTTTGTCATATTATCCAGAATTATCATTTCCCAAAGACGACCCACGACAGGAAATCACCTGGAGACACCTCCTAACAATGAGTAGTGGACTAAATTGGGAAGAATGGAGGTATGGATTTTTATTCAGTGATGAAACAAGGCTTCTTTGGAAAAAAGACTTCCCTAGTTTTGTTTTGGACCGAGACCTAATCACTAAACCTGGAACCAAATTCAAATACAATGGCGGAGGAACTTCTCTCCTTTCCGATATACTCATCAAAAAAACAGAAAAACCTCTAACAGTATTAGCAAAAGAATGGTTATTTGATCCATTAGAAATCCAAAACTTTGAATGGGTCGAAGACAAAAATGGGAGGGCCCTTGCCCATGCAGGTCTTCGACTCAAACCTAGAGACATGCTAAAGATAGGCCGTTTGGTTTTAAATAAGGGAGTTTGGAAAGGCAAACAAATTGTATCCAAGCGGTGGTTAGATGAATCATTCACAAAGCAGATCGATTCTGAAGTTAGTATTTTTCGAAAGGACCAAAAATCGTTTGGTTATGGATACCAGTGGTGGCTTGGAGAAACAAGTATTGGCGAAAGGAAAATTCCTTGGTCTTTGGCCCTCGGAAACGGTGGGCAACTCATTTTTGTCATTCCCACTCTTGATATGACCATAGTCACAACAGCAGGCGGTTATGGAGATCCAACAACGATCCAAAAAATGATTGATACAGTAGAAACTATACTAACTACAGTTAAGTGA